One genomic window of Quercus lobata isolate SW786 chromosome 9, ValleyOak3.0 Primary Assembly, whole genome shotgun sequence includes the following:
- the LOC115961764 gene encoding receptor-like protein EIX2: MAQKGYYRDMIFGLGYFLDVGNSTSQVGYFNSATVVLKGRKDEYGKNLGLLIMINLSGNKLIGKLPIEISSLLELVTLNVSGNNLIGEIPHLIGQLKKLETLHLSRNQFSGEISCQELSFLNHLDLSYNHLSGKIPSSTQLQSFEASDFAGNPALCGLPLSQKCWPGEQTPNQGGDGEEYRDEFWKWFYGAAGFGFVVGFLGVCGSLLLKNSWRHAYFLSLENMKDCLYVTQWLCTWQDCVGRFKGPDEHFVYGCIAVLKGISLTCMIRSCMLLLLLTQIKVSGAVCNICVGVPCVFIGFVLSTMFSIMQLNLQKNHV; encoded by the exons ATGGCTCAGAAAGGGTACTATCGTGATATGATTTTTGGACttggttattttttagatgTTGGAAATTCCACATCTCAAGTAGGATATTTTAATAGTGCCACAGTTGTATTGAAAGGAAGGAAGGATGAGTATGGCAAAAATCTTGGACTATTAATAATGATTAACCTTTCAGGCAACAAACTGATTGGTAAACTTCCAATTGAGATCTCGAGTCTTTTGGAGTTGGTTACATTGAACGTATCCGGAAACAACTTAATTGGAGAGATCCCCCATTTGATCGGTCAGTTGAAGAAGCTAGAAACACTTCATTTGTCAAGGAATCAGTTCTCAGGTGaaatct CATGTCAAGAGTTAAGCTTTTTGAACCACCTAGACCTATCATACAACCATTTGTCTGGAAAAATTCCTTCAAGCACTCAACTACAAAGCTTTGAAGCTTCTGATTTTGCTGGAAACCCAGCACTTTGTGGGCTTCCACTTTCACAGAAGTGTTGGCCCGGTGAACAAACACCAAACCAAGGTGGAGATGGTGAAGAATATAGAGATGAGTTCTGGAAATGGTTTTATGGCGCAGCAGGATTTGGATTTGTGGTAGGTTTTTTGGGTGTTTGCGGTTCTTTGTTGCTAAAGAATTCATGGAGACATGCCTATTTCTTGTCATTGGAGAACATGAAGGATTGCCTCTACGTAACACAATGGCTGTGCACATGGCAAGACTGTGTAGGACGTTTCAAAGGCCCGGATGAGCACTTCGTCTATG GTTGCATAGCTGTGCTGAAGGGTATAAGCTTAACATGCATG ATCAGGAGTTGCATGTTGCTTCTGCTGCTCACGCAAATAAAAGTGTCGGGAGCCGTTTGTAACATTTGCGTGGGTGTGCCTTGTGTGTTTATAGGCTTTGTTTTATCCACTATGTTTTCAATAATGCAACtcaatttgcaaaaaaatcatgtgtaa